From the Fibrobacter sp. genome, one window contains:
- the carB gene encoding carbamoyl-phosphate synthase large subunit, which produces MPVRNDIKKIMIIGSGPIVIGQACEFDYSGTQACKALKILGYKIVLVNSNPATIMTDPGMADVTYIEPLNLHTVAKIIEKERPDALLPNLGGQSALNLSSELAKAGVLEKYGVKVIGVNIDAIERGEDRKAFKETMMKLGIDLPKSELAYSVEEAEKIASEIGYPVVIRPAFTMGGSGGGIVYNVEELRVIAGRGINASLINQILVEEGVVGWEELELEVVRDADNKMITVCFIENVDPMGVHTGDSFCTAPMLTISKEVQEKLQKWAYAIVEAIGVIGGTNIQFAHNPKTGRTVIIEINPRTSRSSALASKATGFPIALISAKLASGLTLKEIPYWRSGTLDKYEPHGDYVVVKFARWAFEKFKGSEDKLGTQMKAVGEVMSIGKNYKEAFQKAIRSLEIGRHGLGFAKDYNRRPLRELIDLLRCPSSERHFIMYEALRKGASVDQIHEITSVKKWFISQMKELVDLEEEILTCKGKELPSELLIRAKKDGFSDKYLSKILSVPEKAIRERRKSIGLMQGWHAVPVSGVENAAYYYSSYNAPDTITVSNKRKIMILGGGPNRIGQGIEFDYCCVHAAFALKDRGYETIMVNCNPETVSTDYDTSDKLYFEPLTVEDVLSIYEKEKPEGVIVQFGGQTPLNIAQELQEAGVKILGTSVDMINLAEDRDLFRHKMDRLGIPMPESGMACTQEEALSVAGKIGYPVMVRPSFVLGGRGMEVVHDEEMLREYIVKAVDVTPERPILIDRFLVNALECEADALADGEDAFVPAVMEHIELAGIHSGDSACVIPPVSISQKNLNTIRDYTTKLARELNVVGLMNIQYAIEKDKIYVLEANPRASRTVPLVSKVCNTQMARIATQLMTGKKLSEIGLKQNTINHFGVKESVFPFDKMPEVDPLLGPEMRSTGEVLGIAENFGLAFFKSQEAAMLDLPLSGAVLISVSKKDRPAVLEVAREFNALGMKILATEGTHHFLKEQGIASEMVNKLQEGRPNILDKIMNREIQLVINTPVGKSSQTDDSYIRKAAVKYKVSYITTLAAAKAAARGIAERQKKSTTVKSLQEYHSEISSVLPLQPQTQDEPAVSI; this is translated from the coding sequence ATGCCAGTCCGCAATGATATTAAAAAGATCATGATTATCGGATCAGGTCCGATTGTAATAGGCCAGGCCTGCGAGTTTGACTATTCAGGAACCCAGGCGTGTAAGGCTCTTAAAATCCTCGGTTACAAGATAGTGCTTGTTAACTCCAATCCCGCTACAATTATGACCGATCCGGGTATGGCAGATGTGACCTATATCGAGCCGCTGAATCTTCACACAGTTGCCAAAATAATCGAAAAAGAACGCCCGGATGCCCTGTTGCCCAATCTGGGTGGTCAATCAGCCCTCAACCTCTCATCGGAGCTTGCTAAAGCAGGTGTGCTGGAAAAGTATGGCGTAAAGGTGATCGGAGTCAATATCGATGCCATAGAACGGGGTGAGGACCGTAAGGCATTCAAAGAGACAATGATGAAACTGGGAATTGACCTCCCCAAAAGTGAGCTTGCCTACTCAGTGGAGGAAGCTGAAAAGATAGCTTCTGAAATAGGCTATCCGGTTGTGATACGTCCTGCTTTTACAATGGGTGGTTCTGGTGGTGGAATCGTCTACAATGTAGAAGAGCTGCGTGTGATTGCAGGACGCGGTATCAATGCCAGCCTCATAAATCAGATTCTGGTTGAAGAAGGGGTCGTAGGCTGGGAGGAGCTTGAACTGGAGGTAGTGCGTGATGCAGATAACAAGATGATTACAGTGTGTTTTATAGAGAATGTGGATCCTATGGGTGTACATACCGGGGACTCCTTCTGCACTGCACCGATGCTCACTATCAGCAAAGAGGTTCAGGAAAAGCTTCAAAAATGGGCATACGCAATCGTTGAGGCAATTGGAGTAATCGGTGGAACCAACATCCAGTTTGCCCACAATCCGAAAACCGGACGTACTGTTATCATAGAGATCAACCCGCGTACATCTCGTTCTTCTGCACTTGCATCCAAAGCCACCGGTTTTCCCATCGCTTTAATCTCCGCAAAGCTGGCCAGTGGCTTGACATTGAAAGAGATTCCCTACTGGAGGAGCGGAACTTTAGACAAGTACGAACCACACGGAGACTATGTAGTAGTAAAGTTCGCACGCTGGGCATTTGAAAAATTCAAGGGTTCAGAGGACAAGCTGGGTACTCAGATGAAAGCAGTTGGAGAAGTGATGAGTATCGGCAAGAATTACAAGGAAGCGTTTCAGAAAGCTATCCGTTCTCTTGAGATCGGGCGCCACGGGCTGGGTTTTGCAAAGGATTACAACCGCAGACCGCTCCGGGAGCTTATCGATCTTCTGCGCTGCCCTTCCAGTGAACGTCATTTCATAATGTATGAGGCACTCCGCAAAGGCGCATCGGTCGACCAGATTCATGAGATCACAAGCGTAAAGAAATGGTTTATTTCACAGATGAAAGAGCTGGTCGACCTGGAAGAAGAGATTCTTACTTGTAAAGGCAAAGAACTGCCATCGGAACTGCTTATCAGGGCAAAGAAAGACGGGTTTTCCGATAAATATCTCTCAAAAATCCTCTCTGTTCCGGAAAAGGCCATAAGAGAGCGCCGCAAATCGATCGGGTTGATGCAGGGATGGCATGCGGTACCGGTGAGCGGAGTGGAAAATGCCGCTTACTACTACTCAAGCTACAATGCACCTGATACGATTACAGTGAGTAACAAACGTAAAATAATGATTCTTGGCGGTGGTCCAAACAGGATCGGTCAGGGTATCGAATTTGATTACTGCTGCGTTCATGCCGCATTTGCCCTGAAAGACCGGGGTTATGAGACGATAATGGTAAACTGCAACCCAGAAACCGTTTCCACCGATTATGATACATCTGATAAGCTTTATTTCGAGCCGCTTACAGTCGAGGATGTATTAAGCATTTACGAAAAAGAAAAACCTGAAGGAGTGATTGTTCAATTCGGAGGCCAGACCCCCCTGAACATAGCTCAGGAGCTTCAGGAGGCAGGAGTAAAGATTCTTGGTACCAGCGTTGACATGATAAACCTGGCAGAAGACCGCGACCTTTTCCGTCATAAAATGGATCGGCTGGGTATCCCCATGCCTGAATCCGGGATGGCATGTACGCAGGAGGAAGCTCTGTCGGTTGCCGGAAAAATCGGCTACCCTGTAATGGTCCGCCCCTCATTTGTTCTTGGCGGACGGGGCATGGAGGTGGTTCACGATGAAGAGATGCTGAGGGAATATATTGTAAAAGCAGTTGATGTCACCCCTGAGAGACCGATTCTGATTGACCGTTTTCTTGTCAATGCTCTGGAATGTGAAGCTGATGCTCTTGCCGATGGAGAGGATGCGTTTGTGCCTGCAGTGATGGAGCATATAGAACTGGCTGGAATTCACAGCGGTGACTCTGCCTGCGTTATTCCTCCTGTCAGTATTTCACAGAAAAATCTCAATACAATACGTGATTACACCACGAAGCTTGCCCGTGAATTGAATGTAGTAGGACTGATGAATATCCAGTATGCTATTGAGAAAGACAAAATATACGTACTGGAAGCCAACCCCCGCGCATCGAGAACTGTTCCGCTGGTATCGAAAGTCTGCAATACCCAGATGGCCAGAATAGCAACACAGCTCATGACTGGGAAAAAGTTATCTGAAATCGGATTGAAACAGAACACTATCAATCATTTCGGAGTAAAGGAATCTGTCTTTCCTTTCGACAAGATGCCGGAAGTGGATCCGCTGCTTGGACCTGAGATGCGCTCTACCGGAGAGGTGCTTGGTATCGCAGAAAACTTCGGGCTTGCTTTTTTCAAGTCCCAGGAAGCAGCCATGCTGGATCTTCCTCTCTCAGGAGCGGTTTTGATAAGTGTTTCCAAAAAAGACAGGCCTGCAGTGCTTGAGGTTGCCAGGGAATTTAATGCACTTGGAATGAAAATACTTGCAACCGAAGGAACTCATCATTTCCTCAAAGAACAGGGAATCGCCTCTGAAATGGTAAATAAACTCCAGGAAGGCCGACCCAATATTCTGGATAAAATCATGAACAGAGAGATTCAACTGGTGATAAACACCCCTGTTGGCAAAAGCAGTCAAACCGACGATTCTTATATACGTAAAGCTGCGGTAAAATACAAGGTTTCCTATATCACCACTCTGGCGGCAGCCAAAGCTGCTGCAAGGGGAATCGCTGAACGGCAGAAGAAATCTACGACTGTGAAGTCACTGCAGGAGTATCACAGTGAGATTTCCAGCGTTTTGCCGCTGCAACCCCAGACTCAGGATGAGCCGGCAGTTTCAATATAA
- a CDS encoding T9SS type A sorting domain-containing protein has protein sequence MKKKTAFYPLSFILFLLIIHISGGETNADYRLVEKSDIARVWAGHPVDFAITEAGDFLYVSFYDTTRQMVVARRKKDSANWTFKSLPTTTGWDSHNYIDMAVDDSGYIHISGNMHNVPLIYYRSSRPFEIGDFTSPGMIGILERSVTYPVFIKRSDGKLFFQYRDGGSGSGTTIWNSYDVITKKWSRITSSGLFNGEGQVNAYQTSPVAGPDGFFHVIWMWRNTPVANTNHHLSHIKSRDLINWETMSGVKLQIPITQSTQGVVADPIGPGRGLINMDFGIGWDSKDRPILTYHRYDNASVSQIFNTRWENGSWKIYTTSNWTSFKWNLDLTGSLTHDIAAQPVTVEDGKLIQDYVYRDNVKRRWVLDENTLKPLEDKIYEHPEAMKEMYVVESTFPGMQANIKRLGDYYIKWETLPINQDMPRSSYPSSSVLRMYHFSHSTPVVSSVMARQRTISLEMYPGMIRLSAVTPGNYNEKRQLRIFNPMGKEVLEKSIYANQVQTIPTSGWAKGIYIARIAETRDKKSDVIRFVLQ, from the coding sequence ATGAAAAAGAAAACAGCTTTTTATCCGCTCAGTTTCATCCTGTTCCTGTTAATTATTCATATAAGCGGTGGTGAAACCAATGCGGATTACAGACTTGTTGAAAAAAGTGATATCGCCAGAGTCTGGGCCGGTCACCCTGTAGACTTTGCTATTACAGAAGCTGGTGATTTTCTATATGTTTCCTTTTACGATACAACCCGTCAGATGGTAGTGGCCAGACGCAAGAAGGATTCTGCGAACTGGACATTCAAATCTCTCCCTACGACAACCGGCTGGGATTCCCATAATTATATCGATATGGCAGTCGATGATTCCGGCTACATTCATATCAGCGGCAACATGCATAATGTTCCTCTGATCTATTACAGATCAAGCAGACCCTTTGAAATCGGAGATTTTACCTCTCCAGGAATGATCGGGATTCTTGAGAGAAGTGTTACATATCCTGTATTTATCAAGAGGTCTGATGGGAAGCTTTTTTTTCAGTACCGTGATGGAGGCAGTGGAAGCGGAACGACAATCTGGAACAGTTATGATGTGATCACAAAGAAATGGTCACGGATCACAAGCTCCGGTTTGTTCAATGGAGAGGGTCAGGTAAACGCATATCAGACATCACCGGTGGCAGGGCCCGATGGATTCTTCCATGTTATCTGGATGTGGAGAAACACCCCTGTGGCAAACACAAACCATCATTTATCACATATCAAGAGTCGTGATCTGATCAACTGGGAAACGATGTCAGGAGTTAAGCTTCAGATTCCCATTACTCAATCCACACAGGGTGTAGTAGCAGATCCTATTGGACCCGGCAGAGGGCTGATAAACATGGATTTTGGAATCGGATGGGATTCCAAAGACCGCCCGATCCTGACCTACCATCGTTACGATAATGCATCTGTGAGCCAGATTTTCAACACAAGATGGGAAAACGGCAGTTGGAAAATATACACTACCAGCAACTGGACCAGTTTCAAGTGGAACCTTGATCTTACAGGTTCACTGACACATGATATTGCCGCGCAGCCGGTTACAGTTGAGGATGGGAAATTGATTCAGGATTATGTGTACCGTGACAATGTAAAGAGAAGGTGGGTTCTCGATGAGAACACATTGAAACCTCTGGAGGACAAGATTTACGAACATCCGGAAGCTATGAAGGAGATGTATGTGGTGGAATCGACATTTCCCGGAATGCAGGCAAATATTAAACGATTGGGAGACTATTATATCAAATGGGAAACCCTGCCAATAAACCAGGATATGCCAAGGAGCTCTTATCCATCCTCAAGCGTCCTTAGAATGTATCACTTTTCTCATTCTACACCAGTGGTTTCATCAGTAATGGCCCGGCAAAGGACAATCTCTCTTGAAATGTACCCTGGCATGATCAGGCTATCTGCTGTAACCCCGGGAAATTACAATGAAAAGCGGCAACTGCGGATATTCAACCCCATGGGAAAGGAAGTTCTGGAAAAATCAATATATGCCAATCAGGTGCAGACAATTCCCACATCCGGATGGGCAAAAGGCATATATATCGCCAGAATAGCTGAAACCAGAGATAAAAAGAGCGACGTAATCCGGTTTGTGCTTCAATAA
- a CDS encoding TIGR02147 family protein, which produces MVSVFDYTDYRQFLKDFIKERQKSKQSFSLRCLSMKAGIKSGGFLSMVLSGRRNLTSELAGRISSVLKLSRKEEKYFLLMVDYAHAKTIEQKHSILEQMLVMTRMNSVKSLVPDQYEFYEKWYYSVMRELVEVTSLREDSTSAGEMFQPPIKPREARQALKLLEKLGLIYKDNEGVFHRTDTLITCDDSIRSVAVCNFQAEMIELAKTALKQTGRSERDISTVTLSIDSSTWEQIKQKCASFRADLLSLAARVVNPDRVIQVNLQCFPVAKACNLKSKSDGLGSDTSLSEDTGEQKVL; this is translated from the coding sequence ATGGTTTCGGTTTTTGACTACACTGACTATCGTCAGTTTCTTAAGGATTTCATAAAAGAACGCCAGAAATCAAAGCAGAGTTTCTCTCTTCGTTGTCTTTCAATGAAGGCAGGAATAAAATCGGGCGGATTTCTCTCCATGGTGCTCAGCGGCAGGCGCAACCTGACTTCAGAACTTGCCGGCAGGATTTCATCAGTGCTTAAGTTGTCCAGAAAAGAAGAGAAGTATTTCCTTCTGATGGTTGATTATGCGCACGCAAAGACTATAGAACAAAAGCACAGTATTCTGGAACAGATGCTTGTCATGACGCGCATGAATTCAGTAAAGAGTCTTGTTCCCGATCAATATGAGTTTTACGAAAAGTGGTATTATTCTGTCATGCGCGAGCTTGTCGAGGTGACGTCTTTAAGGGAGGACAGTACCTCTGCCGGAGAGATGTTTCAACCCCCTATCAAACCCAGAGAAGCCCGTCAGGCATTGAAGCTTCTGGAAAAACTGGGACTGATTTACAAAGACAATGAGGGAGTTTTCCATCGCACAGACACACTCATTACCTGTGATGATTCGATTCGTTCTGTAGCTGTCTGCAATTTCCAGGCTGAGATGATAGAACTGGCTAAAACCGCATTAAAACAGACCGGCAGATCGGAACGGGATATTTCCACTGTCACTCTTTCGATAGATTCCAGTACATGGGAGCAGATAAAGCAGAAGTGCGCCTCATTCAGGGCAGATCTGCTGTCACTTGCAGCCAGAGTCGTAAATCCCGACAGGGTAATACAGGTAAACCTTCAGTGCTTTCCTGTCGCAAAGGCCTGCAATCTCAAAAGCAAATCAGACGGACTCGGGTCTGATACCAGTCTATCAGAAGATACCGGGGAACAGAAGGTGTTATGA